One segment of Cardiocondyla obscurior isolate alpha-2009 linkage group LG13, Cobs3.1, whole genome shotgun sequence DNA contains the following:
- the Pix gene encoding protein Pixie: MPPKKSMEETDRLTRIAIVNSDKCKPKRCRQECKRSCPVVRMGKLCIEVNPNSKIAAISEELCIGCGICVKKCPFEAISIINLPSNLEKETTHRYSKNSFKLHRLPIPRPGEVLGLVGTNGIGKSTALKILAGKQKPNLGRFTDPPDWTEILSHFRGSELQNYFTKILEDDLKALIKPQYVDQIPKAVKGTVQQLLDKKDECKNQMDICGMLDLLHIRDRGIEALSGGELQRFACAMVCIQNGDIFMFDEPSSYLDVKQRLNAAVTIRSLIHPDKFIIVVEHDLSVLDYLSDFICCLYGVPGAYGVVTMPFSVREGINIFLDGFVPTENLRFREESLVFKVAESATEEEIKRMNHYEYPAMTKTMGTFNLIVEKGQFTDSEILVLLGENGTGKTTFIRMLAGNLPPDDGSESIPQLHISYKPQKISPKSQGVVRQLLHEKIRDAYVHPQFVTDVMKPLKIDDIMDQEVQNLSGGELQRVALALCLGKPADVYLIDEPSAYLDSEQRLVAAKVIKRFILHAKKTGFVVEHDFIMATYLADRVIVFSGTPSLETTAHSPQSLLNGMNRFLELLGITFRRDPNNFRPRINKNQSVKDLEQKRAGQYFFLEE; encoded by the exons AATGGGAAAACTTTGTATAGAAGTTAATCCAAACAGTAAAATAGCAGCTATTTCGGAGGAATTATGTATTGGATGTGGTATTTGTGTTAag AAATGTCCATTTGAAGCAATATCTATTATCAATCTTCCGAGTAATTTAGAAAAGGAAACAACTCATCGTTATTctaaaaattcatttaaattacataGACTTCCGATTCCGCGTCCAGGTGAAGTTTTAGGACTTGTAGGAACTAATGGGATTGGTAAATCAACTGCTCTTAAAATTTTAGCTGGCAAGCAAAAACCGAATTTGGGGAGATTCACT gaTCCACCAGATTGGACAGAAATTTTGAGCCATTTCAGAGGTAGTGAGTTGCAGAATTATTTTACCAAAATTCTGGAAGATGATCTCAAGGCACTTATTAAACCTCAATATGTTGATCAAATTCCTAAAGCTGTGAAAGGTACTGTACAGCAGCTTTTAGATAAAAAAGACGAGTGCAAAAATCAGATGGACATTTGCGGAATGCTCG atttactACATATACGTGATCGAGGTATCGAAGCACTTTCTGGTGGCGAGCTTCAGCGATTTGCTTGTGCAATGGTTTGCATTCAAAATGGAGATATTTTCATGTTTGATGAGCCCTCTTCCTATCTAGATGTCAAACAGCGTCTTAATGCTGCTGTAACTATTAGATCTTTGATTCATCCTGATAA ATTTATAATAGTAGTGGAACACGATTTATCCGTATTGGATTATCTGtcagattttatttgttgCCTATACGGTGTTCCTGGGGCATACGGCGTTGTTACCATGCCTTTTTCTGTAAGAGAAGGAATAAACATTTTCCTCGATGGGTTTGTTCCGACGGAAAATTTACGGTTTCGCGAAGAATCGCTCGTATTTAAAGTAGCAGAAAGTGCAACtgaggaagaaataaaacgcaTGAATCATTACGAGTATCCCGCTATGACAAAAACAATGGgcacatttaatttaattgttgaaAAAGGACAGTTTACTGATTCGGAAATACTTGTTTTATTAGGAGAAAATGGAACTGGTAAAACAACATTTATTAGAATGCTAGCTGGTAACTTGCCCCCGGACGATGGATCAG aGAGTATTCCGCAACTTCATATCAGTTACAAACCGCAAAAAATAAGCCCGAAATCCCAAGGTGTAGTCAGACAATTACTACACGAGAAAATCCGAGATGCATATGTGCATCCTCAATTTGTAACTGATGTAATGAAGCCTTTGAAGATTGACGACATCATGGATCAAGAAGTGCAAAATCTTTCCGGTGGAGAATTACAACGAGTCGCTTTAGCTCTTTGCCTCGGAAAGCCAGCTGATGTTTATCTAATTGACGAGCCATCCGCGTATTTGGATTCCGAGCAACGTTTGGTCGCTGCGAAAGTCATCAAAag ATTTATATTACATGCAAAGAAAACAGGATTCGTAGTAGAACACGATTTTATCATGGCTACATACTTAGCTGATCGTGTAATAGTATTTTCTGGTACACCGTCCTTGGAAACTACAGCTCACAGTCCtcaatctttattaaatggtATGAATAGATTTCTGGAATTGTTAGGCATCACTTTCAGAAGAGATCCCAACAACTTCAGACCAAGAATTAACAAGAATCAATCGGTTAAG GACTTGGAACAGAAAAGAGCTGGACAGTATTTCTTTTTGgaagaataa
- the Snx3 gene encoding sorting nexin-12: MADTTVDATRRLNVKKQTLDDAYAAPANFLEIDVINPITHGVGKKRYTDYEVRMRTNLPVFKVKDSTVRRRYSDFEWLRNELERDSKIVVPPLPGKAWKRQMPFRGDDGIFEEDFIEDRRKGLEVFVNKIAGHPLAQNERCLHMFLQEPVIDKNYVPGKIRNT, encoded by the exons ATGGCGGATACGACCGTGGACGCAACGCGGCGCTTAAATGTGAAAAAACAAACGCTCGACGACGCTTATGCGGCGCCTGCAAACTTCCTTGAAATTGACGTGATTAATCCAATCACGCACGGCGTCGGCAAGAAACGATATACCGATTACGAAGTTCGTATGAGG ACAAACCTACCAGTCTTTAAAGTTAAGGACTCGACAGTGAGAAGACGATACAGTGATTTTGAATGGCTGAGAAATGAATTAGAAAGAGATAGTAAG aTTGTGGTACCACCGTTACCAGGTAAAGCTTGGAAACGTCAAATGCCATTTCGTGGAGATGACGGAATATTTGAAGAAGATTTTATCGAAGACCGAAGAAAAGGCTTAGAGGTTTTTGTTAACAA AATAGCTGGACACCCTTTAGCACAAAACGAACGATGTTTGCATATGTTTTTGCAGGAACCggtaatagataaaaattatgtaccTGGGAAAATACGTAATACATAA